The following proteins come from a genomic window of Varunaivibrio sulfuroxidans:
- the topA gene encoding type I DNA topoisomerase — protein sequence MNLVIVESPAKAKTINKYLGAEYTVLASYGHIRDLPSKDGSVQPGDDFAMVWESDARSQKHVREIIQAAKKADHLFLATDPDREGEAIAWHVLEVLNKGKALNGVDVKRVVFNEITKSAILDAFSHPRDIDGEMVNAYLARRALDYLVGFTLSPVLWRKLPGSRSAGRVQSVALRLICEREDEIDIFVPREYWSVRADFDTGAGVMVNAALTHLDGKKLDKWALPDEAAAQAAVGAIRSGAFSVAAVEKKQTKRHPAAPFTTSTLQQEASRKLGFSAKRTMQTAQRLYEGASIGGETVGLITYMRTDGVQMAAEALTACRALIARDFGEAYLPDAPRVYKSKAKNAQEAHEAVRPTDLTRLPKAVAAFLDEDQRRLYELIWKRTVASQMESVVLDQVAVDIASGPREIVLRATGSIIAFDGFYRLYHEGRDETTGDAESNGNDEKERILPEMAVGQALACKTVLPQQHFTQPPPRYSEASLVRKLEELGIGRPSTYASIISVLQERNYVRLEQRRFIPEDRGRVVTAFLTNFFKRYMEYNFTADLEDKLDDISGGRADWKQVLRDFWTAFSASVEDIGQLRVREVLDALNDLLAPHFFPQKDDGKDPRTCPTCADGQLSLKLGKFGAFIGCSNYPECRFTRPLTSAGDDQNDMPELEAGPKLLGVDPVSGLDVTLRKGPYGIYVQLGEQVEGEKKRPKRASLAKGESPAQVDLEKALGLLALPRDVGEHPETGKMIQAGLGRFGPYLSYNNMFISLKGDDDPLTIGINRAVTVIAESGKTPPVELGKHPKDKKPVTVRKGRWGPFVQHGRTKANLPKSTAEEDVTLEMALELLAKGDKGKGAAKTPKKAPKKAVKKTTKKAPAKKAPAKKKTAPKKAAEA from the coding sequence ATGAACCTCGTCATCGTCGAATCCCCGGCCAAGGCCAAAACCATCAACAAGTATCTCGGCGCGGAGTATACCGTCCTCGCCAGTTACGGGCACATCCGCGACCTGCCGTCAAAGGACGGCTCGGTGCAGCCGGGGGACGACTTCGCGATGGTCTGGGAAAGCGACGCCAGATCGCAAAAACATGTCCGGGAAATTATCCAAGCGGCGAAAAAGGCCGACCATCTGTTTCTCGCCACCGACCCCGATCGCGAAGGCGAGGCGATCGCTTGGCATGTCCTTGAGGTGCTCAACAAGGGCAAGGCGCTGAACGGCGTTGATGTCAAGCGCGTGGTGTTTAACGAGATCACCAAAAGCGCCATTCTCGACGCCTTCAGCCACCCGCGCGACATCGACGGCGAAATGGTCAACGCTTACCTCGCCCGGCGCGCCCTGGATTATCTGGTCGGGTTCACTCTTTCGCCGGTGCTGTGGCGTAAATTGCCGGGATCGCGCTCGGCGGGGCGGGTGCAATCGGTGGCGTTGCGCCTGATCTGCGAGCGCGAGGACGAAATCGACATCTTCGTTCCCCGTGAATATTGGTCCGTGCGCGCCGACTTCGACACCGGCGCGGGGGTCATGGTCAACGCCGCGCTGACCCATTTGGACGGTAAAAAATTAGACAAATGGGCGCTGCCCGACGAAGCCGCCGCCCAGGCCGCCGTCGGCGCCATCCGTTCGGGCGCCTTCTCCGTCGCCGCAGTGGAGAAAAAACAGACAAAACGCCACCCGGCGGCGCCGTTCACCACCTCGACCTTGCAGCAAGAAGCCTCGCGCAAACTTGGATTTTCCGCAAAGCGCACCATGCAGACCGCGCAGCGCCTCTACGAAGGGGCGTCGATCGGCGGCGAAACCGTGGGCCTGATCACCTATATGCGAACCGATGGCGTACAGATGGCCGCGGAAGCTTTGACAGCGTGCCGCGCGTTAATCGCCCGCGATTTCGGCGAGGCCTACCTTCCCGACGCGCCACGGGTCTATAAAAGCAAAGCAAAGAACGCCCAGGAGGCGCACGAAGCCGTCCGTCCGACCGACCTGACCCGATTGCCCAAGGCCGTCGCCGCCTTTCTCGACGAGGATCAGCGCAGACTCTACGAGCTGATCTGGAAGCGCACCGTCGCCAGCCAGATGGAATCGGTGGTGCTCGACCAAGTGGCGGTGGACATCGCCTCCGGCCCGCGGGAAATCGTCCTGCGCGCGACCGGTTCGATCATCGCCTTCGACGGTTTTTACCGTCTCTATCACGAGGGCCGGGACGAGACCACGGGCGATGCGGAGAGCAACGGGAACGACGAAAAAGAGCGCATTTTACCCGAAATGGCCGTGGGCCAGGCGCTGGCCTGCAAAACCGTGCTCCCCCAACAGCACTTCACCCAGCCGCCACCGCGCTATTCGGAAGCCTCGTTGGTGCGCAAGCTCGAAGAGCTGGGCATCGGTCGCCCATCGACCTACGCCAGCATTATATCGGTTCTGCAGGAGCGCAATTACGTGCGCCTGGAGCAACGCCGCTTCATCCCCGAGGACCGGGGCCGGGTCGTCACCGCGTTCCTGACCAATTTCTTCAAGCGCTACATGGAATACAATTTCACCGCCGACCTGGAAGACAAGCTCGACGATATCTCCGGCGGGCGGGCCGATTGGAAACAGGTCCTGCGCGACTTTTGGACGGCGTTCAGCGCCTCGGTCGAGGACATCGGCCAACTGCGCGTACGCGAAGTTCTCGACGCCCTGAACGATCTGCTCGCCCCCCATTTCTTCCCGCAAAAAGACGACGGCAAGGATCCGCGAACCTGCCCGACCTGCGCCGATGGCCAACTGAGCCTGAAGCTGGGAAAATTCGGCGCCTTCATCGGCTGTTCGAACTATCCCGAATGCCGCTTCACCCGCCCCCTGACATCGGCGGGCGACGATCAAAACGACATGCCGGAGTTGGAGGCGGGGCCGAAACTGCTGGGCGTCGATCCGGTGAGCGGCCTCGACGTCACCTTGCGCAAGGGACCGTACGGGATCTACGTGCAGTTGGGCGAACAGGTCGAGGGCGAGAAAAAACGCCCGAAACGCGCCTCGCTCGCCAAGGGAGAAAGCCCCGCCCAGGTGGATCTGGAAAAAGCCTTGGGCCTGCTCGCCCTGCCCCGCGACGTCGGCGAACATCCCGAAACGGGAAAAATGATCCAGGCCGGTCTCGGGCGCTTTGGCCCCTACCTCAGCTACAACAACATGTTTATTTCCCTGAAGGGCGACGACGACCCTTTGACCATCGGCATCAACCGGGCGGTCACCGTGATCGCCGAGTCGGGCAAGACCCCGCCCGTGGAACTGGGCAAGCACCCCAAGGACAAGAAACCGGTCACCGTGCGCAAGGGGCGTTGGGGGCCGTTCGTGCAGCACGGACGCACCAAGGCGAACCTGCCCAAGTCCACCGCCGAGGAGGACGTCACCTTGGAGATGGCCCTCGAACTTTTGGCCAAGGGGGATAAAGGCAAGGGTGCGGCCAAGACTCCAAAAAAGGCCCCGAAAAAGGCTGTGAAAAAAACAACGAAAAAAGCCCCGGCTAAAAAAGCGCCCGCGAAAAAGAAAACCGCGCCGAAAAAGGCCGCCGAAGCTTAA
- the dprA gene encoding DNA-processing protein DprA has protein sequence MKENTTRPLSAEERLEWIRLIRSDKVGPITFYKLLERYGTAAAALEALPSLAQRGGAPRFRLHPKDATAREYDALEKAGAKIVAFVEDAYPPLLRHLEDAPPLLFVKGHPHLLSKRAVAVVGARNASVAGRRLAHQFAADLGKGGLLVVSGLARGIDAAAHEGALPTGTVAVVAGGVDVVYPKENAALYDALCAQGAVISEIAIATQPQARHFPRRNRLISGLSRATLVVEASPKSGSLITAKMALEQGRDVFAVPGAPQDPRAQGANQLIRDGAILARSAEDIFEAIHDQISPALKEANHIDFTVENTKIADPVECDEARGELIESLSTTPVSVDELIRNCQFSPASVATALLELEMAGRLERHPGNRVSMLYDT, from the coding sequence ATGAAAGAGAACACGACAAGACCGTTAAGCGCCGAGGAACGCCTCGAATGGATCCGACTGATCCGAAGCGATAAAGTCGGACCGATTACCTTTTATAAATTGCTGGAACGTTACGGCACAGCCGCCGCGGCCCTTGAAGCCTTGCCCTCGTTGGCCCAGCGGGGCGGAGCGCCGCGTTTTCGTTTGCACCCCAAGGATGCCACCGCGCGCGAATACGACGCTCTTGAGAAGGCGGGAGCCAAGATCGTCGCCTTTGTCGAAGACGCCTATCCCCCGCTGTTGCGCCACCTTGAGGACGCGCCGCCGCTTCTGTTCGTCAAAGGCCATCCCCACCTGTTGAGCAAACGCGCCGTGGCGGTCGTCGGCGCGCGCAACGCGTCTGTCGCCGGGCGACGGCTTGCCCATCAATTCGCTGCAGATTTGGGAAAAGGCGGCCTTTTGGTCGTTTCGGGACTCGCCAGGGGAATCGACGCCGCCGCTCACGAGGGGGCCTTGCCCACGGGAACCGTCGCCGTCGTCGCCGGCGGCGTCGATGTCGTCTACCCCAAGGAAAACGCCGCGCTGTACGACGCCTTGTGCGCCCAAGGGGCGGTAATATCGGAAATCGCCATCGCGACGCAGCCCCAGGCGCGTCATTTTCCCAGACGTAACCGTTTGATATCCGGTCTCTCCCGCGCCACCTTGGTTGTCGAGGCCAGCCCCAAGTCGGGGTCGCTGATTACCGCGAAAATGGCCCTCGAACAAGGACGCGACGTCTTCGCCGTTCCCGGCGCGCCACAAGACCCCCGCGCCCAGGGCGCCAATCAGTTGATCCGTGACGGAGCGATTTTGGCGCGATCGGCGGAAGATATTTTCGAAGCCATCCACGACCAAATTTCTCCTGCCTTGAAAGAGGCTAACCACATTGATTTCACAGTAGAAAATACCAAAATAGCCGATCCCGTGGAATGCGACGAAGCGCGCGGAGAACTCATCGAAAGTTTATCCACGACACCCGTCAGTGTTGACGAATTGATCCGCAACTGCCAATTCTCCCCTGCAAGTGTTGCGACCGCCTTGCTGGAATTGGAGATGGCGGGCAGGCTCGAACGCCACCCCGGAAACCGGGTGTCGATGCTTTATGACACATAA
- the plsY gene encoding glycerol-3-phosphate 1-O-acyltransferase PlsY: MNAITPDTSVFLLAAAAGLGYFLGAIPFGLVLATLFGLGDIRKIGSGNIGATNVLRTGNKPLALATLILDSAKGAIAVLTFAYLIAPNAPLAALVAGVAAVLGHNFPLWLRFKGGKGVATTLGTLLALSWPVGLAACGTWLLTAALFRYSSLAALFALGLAPAYAWMFSTPQNSLGAALLAVLAFARHHQNIRRLIRGKEPKIGAK; the protein is encoded by the coding sequence ATGAACGCCATCACCCCGGACACTTCAGTCTTCCTTCTCGCCGCCGCCGCCGGACTGGGCTATTTTTTAGGCGCGATCCCCTTTGGACTCGTGCTGGCGACGCTTTTCGGGCTCGGCGACATCCGCAAAATCGGATCGGGAAATATCGGCGCCACCAATGTGCTGCGCACCGGCAACAAGCCGCTCGCCCTCGCCACCTTGATCCTGGACAGCGCCAAGGGCGCGATCGCCGTACTCACGTTCGCCTATTTGATCGCCCCGAACGCGCCCCTCGCCGCCTTAGTCGCCGGCGTCGCCGCGGTTCTTGGCCATAATTTCCCGCTATGGTTGCGCTTTAAAGGCGGCAAAGGCGTGGCGACGACCTTGGGCACGTTGCTCGCCCTGTCCTGGCCTGTCGGCCTCGCCGCCTGCGGAACATGGCTGCTCACGGCGGCCTTATTTCGTTACTCGTCCCTGGCGGCTTTATTCGCCCTAGGCTTGGCTCCGGCCTATGCGTGGATGTTTTCCACGCCTCAAAACAGCCTTGGAGCCGCGCTGTTAGCGGTATTGGCGTTCGCCCGACACCACCAAAACATTCGCCGCCTGATTCGGGGAAAAGAACCTAAAATTGGCGCAAAGTGA
- the pyrC gene encoding dihydroorotase, which produces MNSRSITLDALTERSETPTPTGRPLAFVNARILDPASGADIPADPKGGVLCRGETIIAAGGDIFAASIPDDAQVIDCAGHCLAPGLVDMRIQIRGAGFLSTGNAAVAGGVTSAACLPNTDPVIDDMSVVEFIARRARKVGLVKVYTYGAATKGLEGREIAEMGMLAEAGAVAFSDAVKVIADAQVMRQALSYAATFGLLVVQHPEEESLAGDGVMNEGETASRLGLSGIPREAEAIIVERDIRLAELTGGRVHFAHISTAAALDAIRRAKARGLAVTCDTAPPYFALNETAVGDYRTFAKVSPPLRAEDDRAAVIAAIADGTIDAIASDHSPHSEDAKRLPFAQAAFGGVGLETLLAVSLELYHNGHLDLLSCIEKLSLSPARLLGLNAGALTAGAPADLIVFDPEQGWKVDADTLNSKSKNSPFDGRPVQGRVLTTVVDGRIVFRA; this is translated from the coding sequence ATGAACAGCCGCTCGATTACGCTCGACGCATTGACCGAACGCTCCGAAACGCCGACCCCGACCGGACGCCCCCTGGCGTTCGTCAACGCGCGCATCCTCGACCCCGCGAGCGGCGCGGATATTCCCGCCGATCCCAAGGGCGGCGTGCTGTGTCGGGGCGAAACCATCATCGCCGCGGGGGGCGATATTTTCGCCGCGAGCATTCCCGACGACGCCCAGGTGATCGACTGCGCCGGACATTGTCTTGCGCCCGGCTTGGTGGACATGCGCATACAAATTCGCGGCGCCGGATTTTTATCGACCGGCAACGCCGCCGTCGCCGGCGGGGTGACCAGCGCCGCCTGCCTGCCCAACACCGACCCCGTGATCGACGATATGTCGGTGGTCGAATTCATCGCCCGGCGCGCACGCAAGGTGGGGCTGGTCAAGGTCTACACCTACGGCGCCGCGACCAAAGGCCTGGAAGGCCGGGAAATCGCCGAAATGGGGATGCTCGCCGAGGCCGGCGCGGTCGCTTTCAGCGACGCCGTCAAGGTCATCGCCGACGCCCAGGTCATGCGCCAAGCCCTGAGCTACGCCGCCACGTTCGGCCTGTTGGTGGTGCAGCACCCCGAAGAGGAAAGCCTCGCCGGAGACGGCGTCATGAACGAGGGCGAGACCGCCTCGCGCCTGGGTCTGAGCGGGATCCCCCGCGAGGCCGAGGCGATTATCGTCGAGCGCGACATCCGCCTCGCCGAATTGACCGGCGGACGCGTTCATTTCGCCCATATCTCGACCGCCGCCGCCCTCGACGCCATCCGCCGCGCCAAGGCCCGCGGCCTGGCCGTGACCTGCGACACCGCGCCGCCCTATTTCGCCCTCAACGAGACCGCGGTCGGCGATTATCGCACCTTCGCCAAGGTCTCCCCACCGCTACGCGCCGAGGACGACCGCGCCGCGGTGATCGCGGCCATCGCCGACGGCACCATCGACGCCATCGCATCCGACCATTCGCCGCACAGCGAAGACGCCAAGCGCCTGCCCTTCGCCCAGGCGGCGTTCGGCGGCGTCGGCCTGGAAACCCTGCTCGCGGTGAGCCTGGAACTGTACCACAACGGCCACCTCGATTTGCTGAGTTGCATCGAAAAACTCAGCCTTTCCCCGGCCCGGTTGTTGGGCTTGAATGCGGGCGCGCTGACGGCGGGCGCGCCGGCGGATTTGATCGTTTTCGACCCCGAACAGGGGTGGAAAGTGGATGCCGACACTTTGAACAGCAAATCGAAGAACTCACCGTTCGACGGACGCCCCGTTCAGGGTCGGGTGCTTACCACCGTTGTTGACGGACGCATCGTTTTTCGGGCATGA
- a CDS encoding aspartate carbamoyltransferase catalytic subunit, which yields MKKAETPPPFIAFPHRHLLGIEGLSPPEITALLDRSEIYVEQNREADKKRARLVGRTVINLFFESSTRTRTSFELAAQRLGGDVINMSVMTSSVKKGETLIDTAMTLNAMHPDVLVVRHGDSGATQLLSEKVNCAVINAGDGSHEHPTQALLDALTIRRRLGRLQGLQVAICGDILHSRVARSNIHLLGTMGARVRLIAPKSLLPCGIERMGVEVFHDMKDGLKDCDIVMMLRLQSERMRGNFFPSTREYFRFFGLDYDKLANAKPDALIMHPGPMNRGVEIDSEVADDIGRSVIREQVEMGVAVRMACLEALSVNLAKAEGRA from the coding sequence ATGAAAAAAGCCGAGACGCCCCCCCCTTTCATCGCGTTTCCCCACCGCCACCTTTTGGGCATCGAAGGCCTTTCCCCACCGGAAATCACGGCGCTTCTCGACAGATCGGAGATCTATGTCGAACAGAACCGCGAGGCCGACAAAAAGAGGGCGCGCCTGGTCGGACGCACGGTCATCAACCTGTTTTTCGAATCCTCGACGCGCACGCGGACGTCCTTCGAACTGGCCGCCCAGCGTCTGGGCGGCGACGTCATCAACATGTCGGTGATGACCAGCTCGGTCAAAAAGGGCGAAACCCTGATCGACACCGCGATGACCCTCAACGCCATGCACCCCGACGTTCTGGTCGTACGCCACGGCGATTCGGGGGCGACCCAGCTCTTGTCGGAGAAGGTCAACTGCGCCGTCATCAACGCCGGGGACGGCAGCCACGAACACCCCACCCAGGCCCTGCTCGACGCCTTGACCATCCGCCGCCGCCTCGGTCGTCTGCAAGGGCTTCAGGTCGCGATCTGCGGCGACATCCTACATTCGCGGGTGGCGCGCTCGAACATCCACCTGCTTGGCACGATGGGCGCCCGGGTTCGTCTGATCGCGCCTAAATCCCTGCTGCCGTGTGGGATCGAACGCATGGGTGTCGAGGTTTTCCACGACATGAAAGACGGCCTGAAAGATTGTGACATCGTGATGATGCTACGCCTACAAAGCGAACGTATGCGCGGTAATTTTTTCCCTTCAACGCGGGAGTATTTTCGCTTTTTCGGCCTTGATTACGACAAATTGGCGAACGCTAAGCCCGACGCCTTGATCATGCACCCCGGACCGATGAACCGGGGCGTCGAGATCGATTCGGAGGTCGCCGACGACATCGGGCGCAGCGTCATCCGCGAGCAGGTCGAAATGGGCGTCGCCGTGCGCATGGCCTGTCTGGAGGCGCTCAGCGTCAATCTCGCGAAAGCGGAGGGCCGCGCATGA
- a CDS encoding AEC family transporter: MSAIFQGLTPIFLLIVLGYVLRRMPWVADAFWAPAEKLTYYLFFPALLLGNAARADLGAFALAPLAGTLLICTLLVSAAVLALRPFSGLDGPAFTSLFQGAIRPNSYVGIAAALALFAQQGLTLVAIAIVIVVPLVNFLCVSVMVVFAAPRDTRRGIAPILFEIVKNPLILACFGGLGLNLAGLALPPVIAPLIDILGHAALPVGLIAVGAGLSLEALHARAATVSLGAIAKLGAMPLLTFIIGSAFGLDGVELAVCVMYMSLPTSASSYVLARQLGGDGPLVAGMITASTILAMITLPLWVRLVL, from the coding sequence ATGAGCGCTATTTTCCAAGGTCTTACACCCATTTTTCTATTGATCGTTCTGGGCTATGTCCTGCGCCGCATGCCCTGGGTCGCCGACGCCTTTTGGGCGCCCGCGGAAAAACTGACCTATTATCTGTTTTTCCCCGCCCTTCTGCTGGGTAACGCCGCGCGCGCCGACCTCGGCGCGTTCGCCCTCGCCCCCCTGGCGGGCACATTGCTGATCTGCACTTTATTGGTCAGCGCCGCCGTCCTGGCCCTGCGTCCGTTCAGCGGCCTTGACGGCCCCGCCTTCACATCCCTATTTCAGGGCGCCATCCGTCCCAACTCCTACGTTGGCATCGCCGCGGCGCTGGCCTTATTCGCCCAACAAGGATTGACCCTGGTGGCGATCGCCATCGTCATCGTGGTGCCCTTGGTAAATTTCTTGTGCGTCAGCGTGATGGTCGTTTTCGCCGCCCCACGAGACACCCGGCGCGGCATCGCCCCGATCCTTTTTGAAATTGTTAAAAACCCTCTAATTCTCGCCTGTTTCGGGGGCTTGGGGCTGAACCTCGCCGGTCTCGCCCTGCCCCCGGTGATCGCGCCCCTGATCGACATTTTGGGCCACGCCGCCTTGCCGGTGGGCTTAATCGCCGTCGGCGCGGGGCTCAGCCTCGAAGCCCTACACGCCCGCGCCGCCACGGTGTCCTTGGGGGCGATCGCCAAGCTCGGCGCGATGCCGCTGCTGACCTTCATCATCGGTTCCGCGTTCGGCCTCGACGGGGTCGAGCTGGCGGTCTGCGTGATGTACATGAGCCTGCCGACATCGGCCTCGTCCTATGTTCTGGCCCGCCAGTTGGGCGGCGACGGCCCCCTGGTGGCGGGCATGATCACGGCATCGACCATATTGGCGATGATCACGCTGCCGCTGTGGGTCCGCCTGGTGCTTTGA
- the ruvX gene encoding Holliday junction resolvase RuvX, whose protein sequence is MSIVDIAEIETGDAHGRRLMGLDLGSKTIGLALSDVRHAIASPLLTIQRAKFTQDALRLQALIEEHDVGALILGLPVSMDGGEGPRCQSTRQFAQNFLARHDIPLAYWDERLSTSAIERMLIDDVDMSRGRRADVIDKLAATYILQGALDAIAHLKRTPR, encoded by the coding sequence ATGTCAATCGTCGATATCGCCGAAATTGAGACAGGCGACGCGCATGGACGGCGTCTTATGGGGCTTGACCTGGGCAGCAAAACCATAGGTCTGGCCTTGTCCGACGTGCGCCACGCCATCGCCTCGCCGTTGCTGACCATCCAACGCGCCAAATTCACCCAGGACGCCCTACGCCTGCAGGCCCTTATCGAAGAACACGACGTCGGGGCGCTGATTTTGGGACTTCCGGTCAGCATGGACGGTGGCGAGGGACCAAGATGTCAATCGACCCGTCAGTTCGCGCAAAATTTTCTCGCCCGCCACGATATCCCGCTCGCCTATTGGGACGAACGGTTATCGACATCGGCGATCGAGCGGATGTTGATCGACGATGTCGATATGTCGCGGGGACGGCGCGCCGACGTCATCGACAAACTCGCCGCCACCTACATCCTGCAAGGCGCGTTGGATGCGATCGCCCACCTCAAACGCACGCCTCGGTAA